One Carassius auratus strain Wakin unplaced genomic scaffold, ASM336829v1 scaf_tig00004557, whole genome shotgun sequence genomic window, CTTGTTGGCTGTAACACTTATAATTgaaagcatgttttatgttttcagtgCCTGGGAATACTTACTGTAAATGATTTGTATTAGGGAAAATATTTTTCCTTTTGCTTCTCCGTATGCATATTTTCAAAGTTGCATGTTTTAAAAACCAGCAGTGCTATTATTAAAGGCATTTATAACCAATATAGCATTAATGGGGAAATGAAAAGGAATACATTAATCTGATTATTGAAATTTCATGGTTTTCACGGTACATTTTGTGCAGGTTCTACCCAAACTCTGATTGACTTGTTGCATGCATTACATAACACTTATTCCTGTATGCTGTCTTAGGTATGCTGTCAGCGGTGTGGTGGCCCTTGTCAGTGCCAAAGCTCTTTACCAGCCTGCCCAGAAGGCGTTCCTCTCATTCTCGATGGGTGCCAGTGCTGTCAGGTGTGTGCAAGACAGCAGGGTGAGGCCTGCAGTGAGCTGTATCCATGTGACAGTCAGCGCAGCCTGCAATGTGACTACAGTGCCAGCTTCCCTGGAGAGCCAGGAGAGTGTGTCAGTAAGTATCAACCACCGAATACACAGCATTACCACTACAGCAGTAAGCTCCACCCATAGGTCCTGATTGACACAGCTCACATGGCTGTCATTTGAACTTATTATcatattttgcacatttaattAGTTATCTTTGATGTTGGTTTCAGCATTTGATTCATCCTTTAAGAGCAATTATGCTATGGTTTGTACTGGATTGATAATGAAACTATATTTTCATTATCAGATTAAAAAATctcaaatgcaattttatttccccacaattatttataatataatacaatataaattgtaattgttttatatGAAGAAATTAAATAGCATTTGAACCCTTCATTTCATGTAAGCAGCTGTTGTAAAATGaagatgttatttattttaatagttgagaattatatttattttaattttgacaaGGTTCTACTGAATtgacaattaaaaatgaaatatcaaacacaaattatatatataacgacatgaattatatttgttttatttaagctaCTTcaaattatgaagtaaaaaatgtatgaaaataaattgcattttagtgTTTGATTTATCAGTTGATTGATAGTTTGATTTATTATGTTACCTTAATagtgttttttataaatatatatatatatatatatatatatatatatataaataattgctgCGCATTATGGCCAATCTTAATTCATGACAACCAAAAAATgtaagattattaaaaaaaatatattaatttcaggttttacagggacaaattattttttttaacagtaggggcaaataaaatacaaagccAACCTCCACAGCAAGCCTTCATAAAAACACCACAACATTTAGAGCTTCTGCATTAAATATAGTGTCATCACCTTTGTTTTTAGGTCAGAAGGAGCTGGGCTGTGAGCATAATGGTGTCTCCTATCAGGACGGCCAGGTATTTCAGCCATCATGTGCTCTTCAGTGTCACTGTTTGGGTGGAGGGGTGACCTGTGTGTCCCGGTGCACTGAGGATGTTCTCCTGCCCACCCCAGACTGCCCTCATCCTCGAAGGGTTCAACAACCAGGAAAATGCTGTAAAGAGTGGCTGTGTGAAAATATAGACAACACAGTGCTTCAGGACGCTCACACAGGTATTTTATTTCCCATCTTACTGTCCAGAAAACAAATCAAGCCATAAAACTGACTCAAAGCTGTCGTTGTTGTTCATGTAATAGTATTCACTCTCTCTTCTTTTTGGGATTTTGCATAAATCGTTTATTCAAATCCCCATCTGAGAACTCTATTACATTCCCATTTGAGGTTTTCACTGTGGGATTCTGACCATTTTAATCGAAAATGTCTAGCCAAGATGGAACCCAAAAGCACAAATTCTAGCTTCTTCCCGAAGCCAACTTTCCATGATTCATAACAGGACTCATGTCTGTGTAGCACAACAATTAAACTCCAAAAAGCCAGATAGCATGAAACACCGGACAGGAGGGCATTCAAAAGCAATGTCACCAAAGTTAAATCAGCTGGAATGGTACATTTTGTTCCGAGTGTGTTTACAGTGGAGATGTTAACAGGTCCATGTGCATAAAACACTGCCAATGAATGCCTGATTATCATCTCATAATGATGGAGTTATTTGGTATTGCTTCCTTGGGATTCTCAAATTATAAGAATGATTGTCAAATGGTATGAGCTGATTAGGAATTTATGCTGCTCGATAAGTTTTAATGAGAcagaattaaaggaatagttcacccaaaaatgaaaattcggtcattaattactcaccatcatgttgttccaaaccttaaggacttcattcatcttcagaacacaatttaagatattttttatattaagattattaagatatttcattttttggttgaattatctctttaatatttaaacttaaacGTAACATGAACACTGATACTATATACTGTAATTTCTAAATGCACATTGCATGACTTGCATGATTTTTAAGTTGTTATACTCAGTTAAGAAAAGTCAGTTTTTAGTCCAATGTGATAACATTACATAGAATTTTGGGACAAAtgattaacaaatatttttccaATGAAATAGACCTGGCACTCAAGTATGAAACACGAGTTCACTAAAAACTGTTTTTGGGATGGCAGCTTCAGGAAGTGATCAGACCATGCCTGCAGACTCTGCATACCAAACCAGACCCGGTACAAACTGCATAGACCAGAGCTCAGAGTGGAGCGCCTGCTCACACACCTGCGGGCCTGGAATATCCACACGGATTTCCAATCAAAACCCGGCCTGTCGCCTGGAGATGCAGATGCGCTTGTGTAGGATCCGACCCTGTCAGCCTGTTCTCCAGAGAAACCCACAGGTATGTCTCCGAGCTACCATTGGATGCTTTGGTTTTGACCAGTCAAACCATTCTCTAACCAAGCCTGCCTTATATTCAGTGGTCAAGGAGAAAATGTCAACCCAGCTACAGGTCAGCAAACCCAGTGCGGCTTTTCCACCAGGGCTGCTATAGTACGCAGTTCTACAGGCCCCGTTATTGCGGCTCATGTAAAGACAACCGTTGTTGCACTCCTTACCGCACTGGCACGGCACTGGTCACTTTCCGCTGCCCTGGAGGAAGACTGCACAAACATGCTGTCATGACCATCAACTCCTGCATCTGCCATAACAACTGCCCCTATTCATCTGGAAGGGCATATAGAGAGACACCCTTCTGGGGCTAGAAACGGACTCTCATAAAGGCTGACTTTCAATCTAGTAACTTCATATTGGATGCTCTGAGTTTAAAATTTTTTAGTTACAAGGAGCCAACTCAAGATTTTACGTTTCAtttcactgagaaaaaaaaacacactaaagaGCACTAAAGAACACATAAGCCATTTGAGATTTGACAGCAATGCTTTTTTTCAGGACACCGTCTTAAGACGACAGGTGTCTGTACTGGTATCTTTGGTGTAAATAAAATAGTTTGCGTTTAAAATCTACCAGACATTTTTTCTATTGGGTTTACACATTGGCAGCTgttttactttgaaaaaaaaaaaaaaactttacatttgaaatataccaCACAATTATGTAAGAGCTCTGTCTGTATCTTTGTCTGTGTTGTGCTTATTATTGGACAATTGTGGCTCTCAATGAATTCCAAAGCTTTTAACTCACAAAAGATGAAAATTATGTAAATCAGATCTGATGTTTTCTTCTCTTCAAGAAATAGGATTTAAGCAAAGAAATATCTCGTATGTCTCGTACAGATTTACCTGAAATAACATTGCACATGAATGCAGAAAAATTGTTTAGTTGCTATGTGAAATttagacaatattttttttagttaaatgtgGCATGTTCACCTGTATTTACtgcaggcttttatttgaagacTGACACTAACTGTACTTTAGTGTTTACCAATTTCATGCAAAACGAttgactgtgtgtatatatatatatatgtgtaaatacTTGTTTATGTCTGTATGTTTCTGTCATTAATACtagaacctttaacatttgtGTTCATTTGGAACATTTTATGTTTCATTGCACTGTAATTTGCCATCTCACATCTTTGCAGTCATTTGTCAGACCTTACACAAACGGTTTTGAAAAATCTCATCATAATCATTTCATAAATACTCAATAACACATTTTTGTGCTGTGTGCCTGTCTCCTTTTCTTGGAGTTTAGTAGCTTTATTCACTTTTGACTTTCACTAATTATAAGTAAATGATTTTATCTGCTATTCAATTAGCTACATTTAGCATACATACATGTAAACATGgggaaatatgcattttattttaaaaggggaAGTTCAACAATATGccttaaaataaatatctaaaaaaatatattaaggaAATGAAACAAATTTGCTTGAGTCTCGCTCTCTACAACGATTCAGAAGTATAAGGCTGCCCTCTCTTGTTTTTACGAGGAAAGGCAAGCAAGAAATAGATGCTCTATTTTGCATTTGACAGAAACGTGTTCTGTACAGGGGTTACTGTATgtacatgaatgaaaaaaaaaacattagaaatcaaGAAGATAATCCGTGTAATGATAATAAGTGAGATTGTTTTATTACATCTACCTCGGGTATAACTATAAGgatacataattacataattgtattattagcCTACTTCATAATtcaatttctcaaaatataaGTAGGCTCCACAAATCCTTTAGAATTCACAGACAAAATGTATGATTATTTTACGTATAAATGTATATGATAATAAAAGTGCTGTTTCTCTATAATCTAAATTAgttaaagctcaaagttcagAGTTTTGTTGACATGTGCCCTGCCTTTCTCGGTAAAGTCGACAGTCAATTTGCTCACTTCCTGTGACATTTTTTATAGACAAGAAAGTCTGATGATCAGACCGTCTTTAATGAACGATGGAGTCCAATTCTACCTGTAAATCtatcaattttgatttcacacacacatttctgccCTCAGtctacgtggctgttttcgtcCTTGGAGTTATTGGCAACTGTTTGGGGCTGAAATCCATGTATGATAACTGGAGGAAAATTGGTAATGTCAATATCTTTGTGCTCAACCTTTGCCTGGCGGACATTTTATATCTTTTAACCTTGCCCTGTTTGGTGGTTTACTACGCTTCCAGCAGCAATTGGATATTTGGAGATGTTTTCTGCAAGATTTTAAGATTGTGTTTCTGCATCAACCTGTACGGAAGCATTGGTTTCCTCACGTGCATCAGTGTTTACAGGTACCTCGGCATCGTTCACACTTTGAGAGCTAAAGGCAGAATTACAACCAGACACTCTGTGGTGATTGCTTCGCTGGTGTGGTTCTTGGTGTTTCTACAGTGCCTGCCTGATATGTTCTTTGACAAAACCAACAGCAATGTAACATCATGTTTTGACACAACGTCGGACAAGTACATTAGGGAATACCTGAAGTACAGCGTCGGAAGAACGGTTGTTGGATTCGCGATCCCGTTGTTAATAATGTTATGCTGCTACGGACATGTGGCGTTTACTCTGATGTCAAGGAAAGACACAGATGTCATCTTGAAGCTGAGGTGTCTCCGGCTGGTTGTCATCCTGACCCTGCTCTTCGCTATTTGTTTTATTCCTTACCACATTTTTAGAAATTTAAACCTGGCAACTCGAATCTCCAAACTGGAGGGCGCGTGTCTGAAATGGTATTCTAATGTGTACATCGCAAACCAAGTTGGTAATGGATTGGTCTGCCTGAATAGTGCGATCAACCCACTGGTTTACCTCTTTAACAGTGATGATTTACTGATGAAGTGCTTCGTAAAGTCCGGACGAGCCCCTCAATCTGCTGCTGTCTCTCTTGTGGCAGACTGTCCCTTACAGAAGCAAACTCTACACAGCATGGCAAATTTATGAATTATAGATGAGTATTCTATGTGGTGTGATGACTTTTTCTCGCCTCGAGTACATGGCTGTTCATCAAGAGTGACTGAAACGATTCATATCTTGTTCATTTTTATGACAGTTGTGGTTTCTTTGGAACCCCACTCTGTTATGTAGACTGCAGATCTCGTGACAAGATATATGCTCTAATGTCtcattgttttctgaaaaacagAAGTGAGTTTGTTCGTGTTTCAGTTTCCAAACATCAAGGTTGAGGTAACCTGAATGTGGTGTATTTTTATGTGGCTTGTAATGCTTAGTTTACACAttgaatgactgaaaaaaaaaattccttcttatttttgcagtttttcatACATACAGAACTTCACAGAAGTGCTCTAGTTTCTAAGCAACATAATACtactaaaacaaacacaaattgaCCTTATGGTTTTTATTACACAAGATTGCACAAAGGAACAGTAATATAATATCCACATTAAGATATGACACACCAAGCAATCTTATATGATTGCCATGTGGTAAAGTAAAAGCAAAACTGAAAGAACTGAACTTTCCTCaaaacagatggatagatagatagacttgcATCCCAATACATGAACAAAACTATGCAAGGTACTAAATACAAACAAGATGGagttattttaactaaatatcataCAGAAATGGGTACTGTGTTTTATCTTTGCTTGATGGCCAACATAAAAAATTACtctttaaagaagaagaaaaaaagtaaatcttTATTATCCCCATTACTTTAACACagattgtaaatatatattgttttttatataaatatatttgtttatattctcttttttaacaCTGTCGAAGCAATAAAATTTAACAGATACTGACAAGCTTTTCATATTGGTTATAAATGAGCGAATAGCCTACTGAGTAATTAATTGTGCATAATTTCTAGTGTTTTAATATCACCCCAATATTAAAACTCTACACTATGCTGTCCAAAAAAAGATAATCTAAATATGAAAATGGTAGAAATTAAGCACAATTAATTAAGAGTGTACAACTGGTGAGAGCGGAAAATATAGGAATGCAGGACTGTCAATCAGTGTGGCATGCAATGTGACATCACACTGGATGAGAATCAAAAAGGCAGGCCTAGTGAGACTGACTTGGTTTAAAGTGTATTCAAAAATTAAGAGTGCATGGATTTTTATGATTATGTTgtggttgtgttcacacactgtcaacacacatttatgttcaaacaccatgtaaaagtggattttgcataataggtgacCTTTAGATgtgttagttcaaccaaaaatgaaaattgtcccagcatgacaagacaaaaacaataaaacccattacaaacaaggcattttttgcatccagtggggacctaattactgattataatgatacTGTCCTTCACGCGTTGTATATcatgctgcataaacataaaaccatgtctgcatttgtgattgacATTTGTGATcgaagaaacaacaaacaacaagcctactctacactgctcaaaactcatgtttgaatcaacaatggcaaattattttaatataagaaATTTACtcacaggctgtgagtcagaagcaccagactgtccttgcaaagttggaacttcCCCACTTCATAGAAACAGCTGTTGTGCCACAGACGCATTGAAGGCTAtagttcaggaaacagtcctcatcctccataaaatgctctgcatacatatatttgttctggaacagtgttgaaatacaactttACCACTGACTTATAGTTATGTTCTCATTTTGAAGTCCAAActaagtagtttcgctttcaccaTGAAAcaaacagcgtctccacaacacgGCGACGACAGCAACAGCgaaaataaaagttacgccttctttctttgtatgaacatttcaccagtgttatgcaaatcttcccacatagtgacatagagatgtgggggcgtgttagaatgagccttaggagggtgtggttgactcttaacttttatctTATCTTTTATCTTAACTTttgtctttggatttgagactttagtctttgccactttacagatcttcatgcaccaaaagcttgcaacgctccaaagagaaaggacaaatataaatcatttttggGAGAACCCTTTAAGCCAGTGAATTAATTAGCAGGCAAtaaggatgaagatgaggagaaAAATATCCATGGTACAACATAGTAAGTCAGGGGTGGACTTACCCATTAGCAGGGTAGGCGACTGTCTTGGGCCCCAAAAGCCAAGGGGCCCcctaaaatgtttttcatatacGAGATGCACATTAAGCGCTGACACACGAAAGATtgctgtttacagtgtttattaccATGACAACCGACTGCGTGTCGGAGTTGAATGTGCTTCTTGTGTATCCTGCTTTTagcaaatgaaaatattattgcaTCTGAAGCTGACTGTCGCACGAGAGCGCGCACAGTTTTCTCTCTGCTTTTGCTCTGTTCAGGGAGCGGCTGAAAGGAGCtgcactttcagttaaaacacTAATATGTTGCTTCTCTAATTTTACATGCAGAATAGCCAATATTACAGCAATGCTATTGACTTTATCTTGTGTGTACTGATTTTATCAGACGACGGCATGATTATAAATCAAGATTGTTTTTGCAGATTAACATCTCGTaagtacggaagttctaagcggccatgcattattattttttccttcttgttttctcattataacgacttaattttctcgttatcttgacTTAACGTAagtcgttttctcattataacgacatAATGTtctcgttatttcgacataaggAAAGTTGTTTACTCGTTATCATGACATAAGTTTTTaatgttgctatagtaacgaactcaactttcaCACGCATCAGATGGACAACCAGGCGCTCTTACTCTGCTGTATTTCAGCGAATTTTGCTTCGCCTAGTAATAGGCTGACGtttacaatacataaataaaggctgatcaatcactgttgatatTTCCAGAGATGGTACACTTAACTTTTTGTtaatgtaattaacatgtttaaatggtcaATGCAAACACTGCAAACACAGGCTGAGCGATATTGAAGATATTTTAGAGCTGATTGGATTATTGGATTATTATTGGATAATTTTCCctttattatgttggcttggcaacatactgttatgctatttaaacttctacttcttcttcttcttattattatttttctgagactaaacgtatctcctcctagggctttaaagccacaagccccaatctcagcagacacctgcgggatagagtgGTGcttgttgctatatcttttcagactgatcagaattaaaaaaaaaaaaattaattaattttttagtgtaaaaatacattacccatagacttacattgtctgagaaaaattgcgcccctatagTTGCAATACCCGGGAGAGATTAaggggaggagtcgggtttcgtttcacttttaaactggttaaaaatacaagtaaataatacaatttccctcaaactgacaagctaaaccaacatatctgattattacaggggtcagggctcattaataattgatttctgggcagagagcagtcagaaagacgagagaagattCACTGCTGGTCAGCTCAGGCattgtctccacggagctcacaaccagcgaatttattcttatttaagaccttttaaaaataaaatattacggCGACTGCAAGCAATCTacccgttagaacacaccaagagctaaattcagatgtttctgaactgtttaaagtaataacatgataattCACGGCTgccaactgcccgcgagctcgccatgtatttctctgaacacttgaagtccacatagagaatttacagcctttcacattaaaacactgcagtgaaatggcacaaaacaattagaagaatatattttacattttagtttgattgtgtattttattttacagtgaagactatgcagtgctattttaaattgacaaaaacaaacttaaaaaaatgtaaacattatgtaaatagcagacatcccaagtctcccgaaagttccgggagtctcccgcatattgaaagcAGCTCCCCgagacccgcaaattagttaaaatctcccggaatctagaccgagcAAGCAAAAGCTCGCATGCaaaacagatactgtgtttcaaaccgtgtagcgcgcgcacggcagagagggagagggagagagagaccttgcgtgtgtgctaatgtgcgtgtgtgcgaagcgcatgtaagacagagagcatcctgattggcctgtttctgcaaatcaaccaatcaattgtcagtgtgggcaGACTTCTCTTCTCACGAAAAAAATGAATCGGTTATACGGtatgtctatctagaaacaggagcaccatggcagagggaGAGACAAATTAATTTAAGGCAGACTACACGAAAGTGTTCCCCTGTCTTATAGGTGTCAACATAATGACAGTCTTGCTCAAGCATTGCCCATGGCGGGTTCTATGATTGCAAAAGGCATGTTGAAGTGAGTtgacaagtttcatttcatctgcacattattcaggctagttgccaaggctacatgaaaacaacaaactccttagacctgtttaaagttgcaatggaaaataaataaaagcagtttacataaattgtataagcagattatataaatagtaaaagtaatcgacatatttatatataattaacgaataattacataggcctatagcttatagaaataatattttatgcttttatatCTTTTAGGGACCACAGCATGTTAGGGAGGCTAAGTGCAGGGTACCTCCCTGAAATAactttttgcaggttgggatgtctgaaatagcacaaataaataaatagaattaacatacagtacaaattaaacaattttaaacagggcccactgtacaacctgcaccggggcccctCTAACCCCAGCTACAAGACGAAGCGATgaactgtgtgtactgtaagaaatagaacaaggcatgtggtttaaaacatggcaagtaaaacaaaaagcacatctgtatgcaatacagtttcattattgttcattattatccagtaattattataaataatttgtgcgaccaaatcatgttttgcacCAGTA contains:
- the ccn5 gene encoding CCN family member 5 encodes the protein MDKLQRDRKNLMTWALLFYLGSQVCCQRCGGPCQCQSSLPACPEGVPLILDGCQCCQVCARQQGEACSELYPCDSQRSLQCDYSASFPGEPGECVSQKELGCEHNGVSYQDGQVFQPSCALQCHCLGGGVTCVSRCTEDVLLPTPDCPHPRRVQQPGKCCKEWLCENIDNTVLQDAHTASGSDQTMPADSAYQTRPGTNCIDQSSEWSACSHTCGPGISTRISNQNPACRLEMQMRLCRIRPCQPVLQRNPQWSRRKCQPSYRSANPVRLFHQGCYSTQFYRPRYCGSCKDNRCCTPYRTGTALVTFRCPGGRLHKHAVMTINSCICHNNCPYSSGRAYRETPFWG
- the LOC113070507 gene encoding P2Y purinoceptor 1 — protein: MESNSTCKSINFDFTHTFLPSVYVAVFVLGVIGNCLGLKSMYDNWRKIGNVNIFVLNLCLADILYLLTLPCLVVYYASSSNWIFGDVFCKILRLCFCINLYGSIGFLTCISVYRYLGIVHTLRAKGRITTRHSVVIASLVWFLVFLQCLPDMFFDKTNSNVTSCFDTTSDKYIREYLKYSVGRTVVGFAIPLLIMLCCYGHVAFTLMSRKDTDVILKLRCLRLVVILTLLFAICFIPYHIFRNLNLATRISKLEGACLKWYSNVYIANQVGNGLVCLNSAINPLVYLFNSDDLLMKCFVKSGRAPQSAAVSLVADCPLQKQTLHSMANL